From the Melanotaenia boesemani isolate fMelBoe1 chromosome 9, fMelBoe1.pri, whole genome shotgun sequence genome, the window GAGACTTTGAAGGGAGTACACAATCTCTTTACTGACACCTCTCAGCTACGAGTAACAAATAATGTCTATCTTGCAGTTTATGCTGCAGCCCACGCTCTTCATAATCTTCTCTCTTGCCCTGACATACACAGTCCTACTGGAAACAAcatctccacctgctcctttccaaaacaaatcaaaccttttgaggtaagaaaaaaaaatgtttcacatgtttgtatgttgcattCAAGCCTAGCACATTAATGTTATGTTCGCTCAGTTCaagcttatttttttcataGGGACAGAGCAGAGCAAATAAAAACTAGACAATTGCTTTTtactgaaaactaaaaaaataagtatttacTTTGTCAAAATTTTGATGCTTTCAGCTAATGCAGCACCTTAGCAAAGTGAACTTCACTACACCACAGGGTGACCTGTTTTATTTCCAAGGGGCTGACATTCCAGCAAAATACGACCTTGTTAACTGGCAAAGAACCCCTGAAGGACAGCCCCATCTTGCTGTGATTGGTCGTGTGGATGGGTTTGATCTCCACTTCAATGAGTCCGCAATTCAATGGAGCACAGGATCCAATCAGGTGCTCCTAAAGGACCATCATCAAATTTTCTGAGAACCAATATCCATTATAACTAGCAATGTTGTTTAGGTACCTGTTTCAGTGTGTAGTGAGAGGTGCCCCCCAGGTACGCGGGTGGCCACCAGGAAAGGGGAACCGATCTGCTGTTTTGACTGCATCCCGTGTGCTGATGGGGAGATTAGCAATACAACTGGTaagaaaaaccttttatttaGTCAGCCCTTCAGTAGCTGCAGAAACTTTTAACATGCAATAACTGATGATCTTTGCAGCTCATTTACAGTCTTTCCTTACATCTCTCTCTGTCGTGTGCTTCTTCCAGGTTCTGCTCACTGTGAGCATTGTCTGTCTGAGTTCTGGTCCAATGCTGAACGGACAGCTTGCATCCCCCGCCAGTTGGACTTTCTTTCGTTTAATGAAACTTTGGGCATTACCCTCACAGCAGTAGCTGTTTCTGGTGTCGTAGTGACAACAGCTGTGTTTGTGGTGTTCCTTTATTACCGTCAAACACCTGTGGTAAGAGAACACATTGATGTACATCCCTGAGAAATTTGATATTTCTGGAAAAATTAAGTTcactatttttgtttaaaatattctgaatgAATCCAAGTGCTTTTCCTTATAATGCAAATGTAATCCAATGCTCATGTTCAGGTACGTGCCAACAACTCGGAGCTGAGCTTCCTGCTTCTCTTGTCGTTGAAACTCTGTTTCCTGTGCTCGCTGGTGTTCATTGGCCGTCCATCAGTCTGGTCTTGTCAATTCCAGCAGGCAGCTTTTGGGATTAGCTTTGTACTGTGTGTGTCATGCCTCCAAGTCAAGACCATCGTGGTTTTGGCAGCGTTCCGCTCCGCTCGGCCAGGCGCTGAAGCCTTAATGAAGTGGTTTGGTCCAGCACAGCAAAGAGGAAGCATTTGCTTTTTCACCTGTATACAGGTCTGGCAATGTTTTAATATAACATTTCTCATCACAGTATTTACTTAAATTAAAAGGTGTCATGTGTCTTTCCATCAAGGTAATCATCTGTATTATTTGGCTCTCGCTCAGCCCTCCGATACCTCGGCCTGACTTGGAAGTCCCAGGATTAAAGGTTACTCTGAAGTGTGCCATGGCCTCTGTGGTGGGTTTCTCTCTGATATTGGGCTACATTGGCCTTCTCGGCTGCACCAGTCTCCTCTTAGCCTTTCTTGCCAGGAAACTCCCCGACAACTTCAATGAAGCCAAACTCATCACCTTCAGCATGCTGATTTTCTGTGCTGTCTGGGTGGCTTTTGTTCCTGCTTATGTTAGTTCTCCTGGAAAATATGCAGTAGCAGTGGAGATTTTTGCCATCCTTGCCTCAAGCTTTGGTTTACTGTTCTGTATCTTTGCTCCAAAGTGTTTCATTATACTTTTGAGGCCAGAGAAAAATACTAAGAAAAATCTAATGGCCAGGTAGTAATAAGAGAAATTGACAGATCATACTGGGACTCACtatataaatcatttaaatatgttattttaaatgttgcatTTCATGTATTTTACTATAATCTATGTTCTGTGTAGATTTTCTTCTAGTAAGCCCAGTACTGGGAATGGgcaattttgtttaatttttgtaatCTGAGTTGTGAAAGAACAAGTTAATCAAGCCaataaactataataaaaaataaataaatttgtttattttttattaaatccaaCTTGAGCCAGATTGCTTTTCATATTGCTCACAATAGTTAAAATAACTAATCTTGCaatgaaaggaaacaaaaatggaaacaacattatgaaacataattaaaaacaaacaaacaaacaaaaagcagtcTTATCTTTAGTTTATAAGTGTTTATAAACTGTTTGGTGAGATGatcgtctgtgtgtgtgcaggagttCAGTAGAAGCAGCTCTGCAAGGCTATGTGTGTGTCATTGTGTGTGTTGAGGAGAAAGTCAGTGTGGAGGTTTTTGTTTAGAATGTGTTTCATATGACTAAGAGTTAGAATGGACAATTTAATACATCATTATAGTTAAATAAGATATTAGCTTTTTGGAAGACACATCTATAAATGAAAGCCAATGAGCCCCTTTAAGTCTATCTGACTTAAAAAGGAGATTTTTGGCTGACAAATGCAGAATGGGCCTCAGAAAGGACTCTTTagatgtatatatgtacatatctttatatgtaaatatactgAATTTATGAGCTACTGTGGGATTATAGATGAATGATAAATATGAGCTTCCTTTTAGAGATCTTTAGGCAAAATAATTGAATAACTATAAAATAAGATAATAgaggaaagaaataaataaatatgggcGTTATTGAGaggaaaacttttatttagtaGGATATCTTATGAGACCTAAGAAAGACTTTCCAAACAGAAACAGAGTTGTTTGTGtctcttggccaggactcccttggaaaagatgttttaatcgcaatgggacttcctggttaaataaaggttaaattaaaaaaaaaaaagtgtgtgtgtgtgtgtcagcatgtGAGTGGGCATCTGCCTAGGGACAGCTAAAGTCCTACTGAAATTTTAGAAGGACCTCCCAAGCAGGATGCCAATAGCCAATTGTTTTTCCCAAAGGGGGAGGAAAGTCTTACCCCCTCGCTTCTCAATGTTCAAAGGGGAAGTGTCctgcttcttcctttttttaagaTAGATGAGACATGAtaagtaaaattattatttttggttcattttgagAGTTTGAGGTTTTCCTGAATATGCTTCTTTGTACAGCAAAACcattcagaaaacaaacattataaGTGTTTGTTTTAGGGAAGTTGCCTGCAGACACACCCACATAATTTACTTAAAATTATGTCTGACCTCATCTGAACTTGACATTTCCCAAAGAATACTAACCAACTGTTCATAACGGAGAAAGTTCTATAACAAGCGGCATCTTCCATTAGCTGTTCTCAATAACAGATACTATTAGTTCATAGTGATAAAGAGACATCCTTTATTGAGTGCTTGGTTTGGCTTTCACAACACTCATAAAGTCAAAATACAGAACGCCTGAAATGTTCTCAGAGCAGAAGGTAGTGATGTTCATCAATGagagaaagcaggatgagataCATAAAAAACCAGCAGATTGAATATCTGTGAGTCTGATAACAGTTTGTAGCTGTTGATAGCTGTCAGTCAGAATAAGAGTGTTGTGACAGCTGAGTTTAGTATAGAGCTGTCTCATGAGCTCAGGTTGAGCAGCGAACTAGCTGAGCAGTGACTTAATTATCTCTGAACGCAGAGTGGAGATCAAGTCACAGAATGATTATTTTAAAGCAGCTTGCTTATTAGGTGTCTCTGTAAAGTAGACATATATTGGGAACATTTGGGGAGAT encodes:
- the LOC121646144 gene encoding extracellular calcium-sensing receptor, translated to MHSRRKLRLRVGLRMVQAVNCTRWRMPSDKGLFEDGDVVIGGLFNVHYLAPAEDSDFTKQPDNFPCTDLQNLPLQYINAMAFAIEEINNSSALLPGVKLGYHIHDSCALPAFELPAALSMVGGDSPTCNIAAEYEEEIGARTGKQAVPLIIGGSSSGTAQILSRILGPLSVSYTASCTCLSDRQQYPNFFRTMASDIYQTQAIVQLAIHFKWTWIGAVITNTDYGLMAVKVFQEGIQGTGVCLAFVEILQRENIVSDARRAALTIQASAAKVILIFTWYTDVTELFLQLAKINVTDRQFLASEAWSTSSDLLQNPVSSKVARGVLGVAIRSTTLPGFENYIQNLNMARRPDDEFLREFWEKEFRCSPGDTPQSSFTSSSRARADRSLQRAALPPCNGTETLKGVHNLFTDTSQLRVTNNVYLAVYAAAHALHNLLSCPDIHSPTGNNISTCSFPKQIKPFELMQHLSKVNFTTPQGDLFYFQGADIPAKYDLVNWQRTPEGQPHLAVIGRVDGFDLHFNESAIQWSTGSNQVPVSVCSERCPPGTRVATRKGEPICCFDCIPCADGEISNTTGSAHCEHCLSEFWSNAERTACIPRQLDFLSFNETLGITLTAVAVSGVVVTTAVFVVFLYYRQTPVVRANNSELSFLLLLSLKLCFLCSLVFIGRPSVWSCQFQQAAFGISFVLCVSCLQVKTIVVLAAFRSARPGAEALMKWFGPAQQRGSICFFTCIQVIICIIWLSLSPPIPRPDLEVPGLKVTLKCAMASVVGFSLILGYIGLLGCTSLLLAFLARKLPDNFNEAKLITFSMLIFCAVWVAFVPAYVSSPGKYAVAVEIFAILASSFGLLFCIFAPKCFIILLRPEKNTKKNLMAR